In Pomacea canaliculata isolate SZHN2017 linkage group LG12, ASM307304v1, whole genome shotgun sequence, a single genomic region encodes these proteins:
- the LOC112553435 gene encoding ankycorbin-like, with product MMELLRRLHKAVKEGDKAGVERAVASGADMDIVWGMEGTALCNAISSGCLDMILLLMELGCDINAPDFDGGSPLSLAIRKHQVDACFILLSNPLCDVNQLDPVSKCSPLCLAVVENITPVVEALVQDSRCRYVEDLDPSLHLSLQYKHYAITSVLSRCDALRMLRNAAGLAPVHIVAQLGDLEAFELLYPSDCRRDEIYHQTGEHGEEHTVYGGTASASLLSKELNQRCTLTGNTALHLAVRGVHVNIVESLLRLGADANLQNNAGQTALLLACAQGHRDLALMLLQAGASPNLTGFLRVQQRTLLLSHSRESTLTPLHVAAASGDQPLVAMLCEYGADVNACDERGRSPLYLALINSSSEVALYLVKSAKSTLKTHISQMLRGNTLLHARVIVSHTPQNLQSNLLSLAAVSMPQTAWEISLCMMPFHLKT from the coding sequence ATGATGGAGCTTCTGCGGAGGTTGCACAAGGCAGTGAAGGAGGGTGACAAAGCTGGCGTGGAGAGGGCTGTAGCATCGGGGGCAGACATGGACATTGTCTGGGGCATGGAGGGTACAGCCTTATGTAATGCTATTTCTTCAGGTTGTCTTGACATGATCCTTTTGCTGATGGAGCTAGGATGTGACATCAATGCCCCAGACTTTGATGGAGGTTCTCCCCTGTCACTGGCTATACGGAAACACCAGGTGGACGCGTGTTTCATTCTCCTCTCAAACCCTTTGTGTGATGTGAACCAGCTCGACCCTGTGAGTAAATGCTCACCACTATGTTTAGCAGTAGTGGAGAATATCACCCCTGTGGTGGAAGCACTGGTGCAGGACTCACGCTGCAGGTATGTGGAGGATCTGGACCCATCCCTACACCTTTCCCTGCAGTACAAGCATTACGCAATCACCAGTGTGCTATCTCGTTGTGATGCGTTGCGTATGCTCCGTAATGCAGCTGGTCTTGCACCAGTTCATATAGTAGCCCAGTTGGGTGACTTGGAGGCCTTTGAGCTTTTGTATCCATCTGACTGTAGGAGAGACGAGATTTACCACCAAACAGGTGAACATGGAGAGGAGCATACAGTGTATGGAGGCACTGCTAGTGCAAGTTTACTCAGCAAAGAACTTAATCAGCGATGCACGCTGACAGGAAACACCGCTCTTCATCTGGCTGTGCGAGGAGTTCATGTCAACATTGTAGAAAGTCTTTTGAGACTGGGTGCTGATGCAAACCTGCAGAACAATGCTGGCCAGACAGCTTTGCTGTTAGCTTGTGCTCAGGGCCACAGAGATCTGGCTCTCATGCTTTTACAAGCTGGAGCTTCCCCGAACTTAACAGGGTTTTTGCGGGTTCAGCAACGCACTTTGTTATTAAGTCATTCCCGTGAAAGTACTTTAACTCCACTCCATGTTGCTGCTGCATCAGGTGATCAGCCACTAGTGGCCATGCTATGTGAATATGGAGCAGATGTCAACGCATGTGATGAACGTGGACGATCGCCTCTTTATCTTGCTCTCATCAACTCATCAAGTGAAGTGGCGCTATATTTGGTAAAGTCTGCAAAGAGCACATTAAAGACACACATCAGTCAAATGTTGCGGGGCAACACGCTTTTGCATGCGCGTGTCATTGTTTCTCACACACCACAGAACTTGCAGAGCAACTTATTGAGCTTGGCTGCAGTGTCAATGCCCCAAACAGCATGGGAAATCTCCCTCTGCATGATGCCATTTCACTTGAAAACATAG